From Rhododendron vialii isolate Sample 1 chromosome 7a, ASM3025357v1:
CCTCGTGCCAAATTCAAgttttgaccttttttttttttttttttatttaaaaaacagCCGTTTGTTACATTTTTATACAATTTGACTCTATGGTTGGAGAGCAGTGTTTGTTGATGTCAAATTTATCTCAACTTCGGAAAAttttggacgattgaccttttctgatatttgacaaaaaaaaattgtaattgtGCTGTTGTATTATTTGATATTAATAATATTAAACGTTCTTAGTTTTGCCTTCATGCCTTTACATTAACCGGGAAATACGAAAATGCAGATTTGGACCCAGTGGATTATACAAAACCTTAATGTTTGGTAATCCGAGTATCATCGTTACAGTACCCGAAGCATGCAAGAGAGTCTTAACTGACGATGAATATTTCAAGCCCGGTTGGCCTAGCTCCACTTTGAAACTCATTGGGAGGAAATCATTCATCGGTAGCATCACATATGAGGAGCACAAACGCCTCCGCCGGTTAACTGCAGCACCAGTCAATGGTCATGAGGCCTTGTCCATTTACGTTGGGTACATTGAAGAAAATGTGAAGTTGGACTTGGAAAAATGGGCTGGAATGGGGCAAATAGAGTTCTTAACTGAACTTCGGAGGCTCACTTTCAGGATAATTATGCACATTTTTCTAAGCTCGGGGAGTGACCAAGTGATGGAGGCCTTAGAGAAGGAGTACACAACACTTAATTATGGAGTTCGAGCCATGGCAATTAATCTTCCTGGATTTGCTTACTATAAAGCACTCAAGGTGAGGTTTTCCCTTTTCTGTTTGTTAATATATGTGGTTTTCTAGTGGTTTAATTCTGGCTATTTTGCAAGTATTTCCATGAATATGGGAAAAATGTGTTACGCCACTTTAGATACATATCCAGGGAAGGTACTTCTTCATTCATTATGAGAAGAGATCCATGAGTTCCTCTGGCATAGTATTTCTGTTCATTTGTCAAATGACCCAAATTTCACAAATTGTGCTCTTGAATTAGAGCCTTTTAGGCAGTGTTTGGACCATTGATTTGTGGAGGGATCTATACAAGGAGAAGAAACGGTAAAGGAAACAGATTGGAAAGATAAACTAAGTGAAGAAGCTATTATGTCTTGAGTGAATCCGTCCCCGAAATCATGGCCTAAACACAACCTCAAGCATTTCTTACTCAAGACACTGAATTTATGACTCTTTTGATAAGAAATGAACTGAAAACTTCTTTTGATTATCTCTCTCCTTTGTTATCCCTCTATATTGGCTTTTCAATTTGGGATCTAAGGATAACTAAATTCCAGGCGCGCAAAAACCTTGTGGCTATCTTTCAAACGATAGTGGATAACCGAAGAGAACGCAGAAAGGACACCCAACCAACACTGAAGAAAGACATGATGGAGGCTCTACTGGATACTGAAGATGAGAATGGAAGAAGATTGGATGACGAGGAAATCATTGATATACTAGTGATGTATCTAAATGCTGGTCATGAATCTTCTGGCCACATTACAATGTGGGCTACCGTCTTTCTTCAGAAGCACCCAGAAATATTTCAGAAAGCCAAGGTAATGGAGCCCATCTTGCCCTTGACACATATCATCAATGTGTAACGGTTTTGTGGTGTTGTGTTTTATATTCAACCAAAGATATGGCTCACAATATAACAAAATTTCCCGCCACATCATTGtcgatgatttttttttttttccataaaactTCTGTATTTACATTAGTTTCTATGTTCAACAAAATGTTAAACGAACTAGTTGAGTAGTGATTGGACAAATCAAGTGCAATCTTCAAATGTTCCAGCAATTTAGTTTGAGTGCTTAGCAAATGTTATTGTTTTTAAACCTGCACCACATAATTCTACGGTATTCTCAACACTTGTCAAACATTCGGAACTTGTCAACATTTgcaatttttctttccatttttttcctgtTTGTACATTGTATGGTAGGAGTAAAACTTTAGCACAAGTTCCTAAATTACAATAGACGAGGTTCTTAATTGGGAGATTTGAATAGATAACTCGAACTGCAATCACCTCATGAAGTTTAAAatgtcctttttgtttttaattttcgtCTTTTATCTATGCAATTCTTTTTTATCCTTGCCAATTTGATGATATAGTTATTGTAGTAATATCAAGGAGTCATTGGGTTGAAGTATGCTTCCTGAATGTAGTGGTTCTAAATTGTAGGCAGAGCAAGAAGCAATAGTAAGGAATAGGCCACCTACACAGAATGGGTTGACACTCAAGGAAGTACGCCAAATGGATTATCTATCGAAGGTACATGACAAATTTTCACTTTGTGCCTTTTGAGCTACTAATAAGTTGATTTCACAAGGAAACAACCAATTTTTAGCCTTCTTCTATTCTTTAACTTGCATTTGTTCCTTTCTCTTGAAGGTGATTGATGAAACGCTCCGTGTGGTAACATTTTCGTTTGTTGTCTTCAGGGAGGCAAAAGCAGATGTCAACATAAGTGGTTAGTTAATGGTTCTGAATTTTCCTGGATTCTATTTCCAAAGTATGATGCTGGAGTATTTTAGAGTGCATGTAAAATGGAAAGTGCACATTTGTAGAATGCCTCAATTCAAATAATGCATTGCTTTTGTTTTCGGAAATGAGTAGACTAATAAATACAGAGTAGttgattttttctgaatgattgcTGTGAAACACAATTATTTGCTACAAATGGTAGCCAAGTACTGTCATTCGCCGAGCTAAATATTAGTCAATTGTTTTCAGGTTATACCATTCCCAAAGGGTGGAGAGTTTTGGTCTGGTTCAGAAATATTCATCATGACCCTGAGATCTACCCTGACCCAAAGGAATTTAATCCTTCAAGATGGGATGTAAGTTGAACACTACAAACTTCTTCCTAATTCACTTATTTACGTTGTGTTTGGATCAGGGATTTGTGGGGGTATTTTATTGAAACAAAGGAAAATATACAAAGATAATAAAGGGGAGAAGCTAAacaaattcttttcttttttcctgttgCTTTCCATTCTGTTGGTTAAATTCCCCTCCTCAAATCAATGACTCAAACACAGCATAAACATAACATGTTTAACACATTGTCCAGGATATTCTGCATATTTCTAAGGAGATTTGTATTGTGAATAGGGACTTACTCCCAAGGCAGGAACTTATTTCCCCTTTGGAGCAGGAAGCAGGATGTGCCCCGGGAATGACCTTGCGAAGCTAGAAATTGCTATTTTTCTACattattttcttcttaattatgaGTAAGTGATTCCATTTTTTCACTTTCGGTTACATTTGTTGCTAAACAAGAGAGATATTGACATATGTACTTACTGAGATCTTTTCTATCACCATACAGGCTTGAACGGTATAATCCCGGGTGTGGTTTGATGTATTTACCTCATCAAAGGCCTAAAGATAACTGCCTGGGGAAGATAAAAAGAGTCTCTCAACTCTGAGTGtacagagaagaaaagaaattgaagtCTATTTTCTTTGCTTTGACTCTAGCAGGATGATTTCATGGAAGAAATGGTTTTTGATCTTATGCTCCACCTGTTAATGATGAGAATTAGTTTTCAGTAATAAAAGATAAGAAAACAAGTTCATGAAATAGTGGAGGTTTGCTGCATTTTATATATGCTCTGCCTTGGGGAAATCTAGGACCACCAGGCTGTGCTTGGATCATGGATCCAAAGGATTTAGCTTACCAATGAAAAGTAACTAAGGGAGAAACAAATAcatttcttttggttttcttctttatctTTATAGCCTGTTTGACAGAGGGAGATGGAAGCCGGATATGGCAATACCCGGATTTGgttgaggtgtgcgtaagctAGCCCAGACACCcgagttataatttttttttaaccggaTTTATATATCCGTTATCCTTTTCTTTATGCGTGTAAGTCCCTCcacaaatccttgatccaaacacaaccatTTATCCATTAGAAGTCCCCATTGGTTCATGCATTGAACTGTTGGCTTTTCAAAACTCCAGAGCTGTGATGCAAAATCGCAGAAAATCTTTAAGGTCTATAACTCTTCACAATTTGATTTAATGGAGCATATactattttgagaaaaaattcaCAAGGCTGCTTTCGCATTTCGAACTCACATCCAAAGTAATTTCCTTTCGTAGATAGACGCTCCATTAAATGAATCCTATAAAGATACAGGTGCTTGGAGAGTTACTCGTTGGTGCAAAATTACTTCATAAATTTGGCACGAGAATGACTTTTCCCATATTTAACAGCAAATTTGGTCATCGCGAcgacataaaaatttgacacgCCCAGTGCACTTGTTCTGAATAGCTCTCCATTTTCTAGATCTAGCACTAGAAACTCATGAGATTGGGGTTACCGTCTGAATAGTTTTTTGTGCTAATTGCAACGTCCAGGTCAGTTTACTATTGGTTCCCACCGTCCACCAACGGGGTCCAATTAGGGTTCTATTAGTATTGTTATTATAGAAATAGAAGTCACAAAGGTCATCCATTCCTGATAAGTTGCAAACTTTATACTGCATAGTCAGTAACCACAGCCCCAGGAATTGCCTATTTCTGTTGTGTGactgaaaaataaaactttacTCGTAGTGGTACTCTATTAAAGCGATATAGATATAGCCAACGCTCAGAGCCAGAGGCTAGGCCTGTAAACCTGCAGAACAGAGTTTTGTCCAGCTCGACctcggctcatttattaaacgagccaaaaacttgagctagttcgagccttaacgagtcgagcttttgtcgaacaaGCTCGGCTCTCGTTTACTTTACAATTAGTAGTACTTTATGGTCTTTATTCGAGCGATATAGATATAGCCAACACTCGAGGCATACAGTTTAATACTCTAGTTGGAAGACCGTTTTAAACCAGTTTATTCCTTTCGAATTAGTGGGTATACTAAGCCAATGGCTGCAACGGCTGGCTACGTTCAAAAGTTAGGTGCTGCCGTCAAGAAAGTGGCGGGAAAGAGAGGGTCGAGTTGGTACACCCCTCACATGGCGGCGGCAACTAGGGCAATTATGGAGCGGATTCCGTTGGTTGATCTGGTCGTTGAAGTCAGAGACGCAAGGGTGCGTGTTATTCGAACTCGTTTCTAGTTTTGCTTTTTTAATTTGGTTGACAGGTTTAGTGGCAAAGCGGGTGCTTGATGAAATGCCTGAGTGGATGTGTTTTGTGCTAGTTTGCGTGAAACCATTTAATTCAACTGTTTTTGTGATGGGTTAATTTGTTAAAGTTACTCGGCGCCCACTAGTCATGGTCTTTAATGGATGTTTAGGAACATTGTAGTTAGTGGAGTTGAAGAGGAGAGATATTGGGATCCTTCagttttattgtttctttctgttttttgatTCCCGGTCTTCAGTGGATTTTAAagcactctttttcttttgcttttagGTAACCTACGTATATGGATTTCTATCTtattattatgaattttttcagGTTCCATTGTCCTCGGAATACGAGCTGTTGAGAAACTTCCCACATTCTTTGAGGCACATCATACTCTTGAACAAGATGGACCTAGCAAGTCGCCCGcaattgaaggttgttttgTGTTTGTCTTATATACCTTATTTCTTAACGTCGGTAGGAAGGTTGATTTACTGAACTATTGGTTATAATAGGAGGTAATTAGGCGAAAACCTATTCATAATTTCATATATTGTTTGAACAGTGAATCTATAAAGCGTCACCCAAATAATATGGAAGAAGTAGGTTCAATAATAAGTGTACTTGGGTTTTGGGGTCGTTTTTTCCTACCAGGTCTTGGTATTATTAAGTTCCCTGTTCTGATCCATTTAAAATAAGTTGCCACTTGCAAGAATCAGCACATTTAAGAGATGAATGAACATGAAGTATGCAAATGTACTGCCTcctagttaccaaaaaaaaaaatttgtactgCCTCCTTTAGTCACCCTATGCTACCATTTGTAATTAAATGCTTGGTTCTAAACGATGTCTATGGTATGGAATTTATTTGTGTACGCCTCAggtaacattttattgatataaAAGAATTCATCTACTGTAGTTGCATGAACTTTCAGACCATTGACTTGACAGATTCACTTTTGTCTGATAGCTTTTTCATCTTGCATTCCCTTACAGGTGTGGAGAGCATACTTCGAACAACAAAACTTGATTTCTTATGAAGTTAATGCCCATAATAAGGAGCATGTTAAGGAGGTAACCCCAAAATCTCTTTGAAAATGCATTTCAACGTGGAGCTGGGTTCCTCTAGGGAATTCTAACAGTGTTTCTCATTCGAGTCTATTATATTTAATATGAAATGTGCAATGaatgtgttttcttcaaataacCTGTTTCCATGATTTCTCATTCTCGGCAGGGAGtcaccagttttttttttggtaaatggagcattttataaccaaccaaccaaaacaACACAGGGATGAGAAGTCCCAAAAACCCTGATTGAAATATTCCAAAGACCAATTAGTCACCAGTTGTGCTAAAAATTGCATTAACTTCTGAACAAGTCCAAAATAAGGCTCGTAGATACTAATTTAAGACTGTTTTTCTCCTTCTGGTTGGATAGGGAGTTAACTTGACAGGGTCACTTTTGGTCTGTGACAATTTGACTCTACCATGAACAGTGTGTCAACATTGAGAAGTTCAAAAATAGCTTTCATACATGAGAAGAGAATAATGCTTGAGGTTTTCTTGTAGTGGATTCTCCTAATTCAATCTTAGCTTATCAAATTTAGTTTGGATGTCAAATATTTACAGTTCCTGAACTTTTTACAAGCTCGGGTTCGAGAATTGACGAGGACTGATCATGCAAACCATACCATAACAGTAATGCTTCTTGGGATTCCAAATGTAGGCAAGTCAGCCCTTGCTAACGCCTTGCATCAAATTGGCCGCATTAGCGCTGCAGGTGCTTCAACCTTGTGAAATTCCATTAGTTGTTGGTTTTTGTCAAATTCAATTCTGATTTGAAAGAACTAGTTTCCCTTCAAAATGGATTTGCTGTGATTATAATTTGGTGGGATTCTTTTTTATATAAGAGAAAGGAAAGTTGAAACATGCAACCGTGAGTCCGTTGCCAGGGGAGACGAAAGATATCAGCAGCCTGAAGGTGTGTAATCTTCTGGCTTTTACCATTTTCTAGAACTCCTTTTGGAATCATGTTCACACACTTGAATAAGCCAATATGACAGTTACTAGCACTAGACTGGACTTGTGGTTGCGGGCTGACTAAGATCCTTGGTATTCATAGTGTGGTTTTTTTGTTCCCCATGATGGTTTGGTTGGTTGCCAAGGAATTTCAAAAGATACTATATGCCATCATTATATACCTTTAGATGCTGAAGTTTTTCAGCATGTCTATTTTCTTCAATTCCCTCCTCTGTATTTTCACTGTTCATCATGTAAATTGTTTGGTGATTTTCATTTCCAGATTGGTAGCCATCCAAACATCTATGTCCTGGACACCCCTGGGGTACTGCCTCCTATGATTCCTGATGCTGAGGTGTACTCCAAACTTGCTTTAACAGGTATGATAATGCAGAAAACTGAAAATCTTGTTTTATGAGCTGACAGGGTCATTTGGGATTGGtcaaacaaaaatgatatttaACCTTCGAGCAGCTCAGCTCACGTGCCTGATTTGTAATGCAGGAGCTATTAATGACTGCTTAATTGGGGAATCAGAACTAGCTCAATATTTTCTTGCAATCCACAACTTGAGTGATGAATATAAGAAATGGGCAAAATTGTCAATGAATCATAGTGAAAAAATAACAGTTGATGGAATGGAAACTTCAAGTGACTCCGAGTTGGACAAGAGACGGAAGCAGTATGCAACAGATCATACCCAGGTGCAAATAATCATCTATCAATCTAATAATCTATCATGTTGccgataaaataaataaataaatctatcGTGTAAATTTCAGTagtttatatgaattttttttttcttgtgataGTATGCTTTTGAAAATTGGAAGCACTTTTCTTCGAACTACATTAGGATGTGTCTCGAACTGAATACTTTGTTCCCTGTTTCCCCCTAAATTGCCTTCTCTTGGCTAATTTTGCTCTTCCAAGTTTACATCAGTATCTTTCATAGCAAACTAGGGCTTCGTATTTTTGTTTCCCCCCTCAAACGAAATGTCATTTGGTTTGTTGCTATTTGTTTCGGGTAAATTTTATAGCTCCTTTTATCTCGATCTTCATCTGATAACTACATTCGCAATTGTTCACAGGATTTTGTGGTGCATGATGTTCGTCGTACTCTCTTTGAGACGGTTTCATCTTTTCCTGGTAATCCGGAAGCTGGAAAGGATTTAGTGGAACTTATTGAGGCACAATTTTCAGAATTGCAGAAAGCTTTTAAGGTGCTTGTAGACACACAGGCTCGCACCAAGGTTGCTGCCAAGTTACTTAATTTGTATAGAACTGGAAGGCTGGGGCATTATACATTAGACTCTATTCCGAGGAATTCTTGATGACCCTTTTCTTTGTAACAGTGTTATTGTCGTCCTCAGTACAACTAATTAAGTGTTTATATAATTATTTTACCATGGTGATTTTGATGACAAGCTAAATTTAATGATCCAAATATCATGGAAGGAAAAGATTCAAAGGGAAATCCCTTATCTTCCAATAAAAGTTATTTAGAGCAGCTGCTCGGTGCCATCCCAGTAAGAAAAATTGTTTCTGTAGGACTTATTTGGTACTAGATGAAGATAAACAAGCAATGAAAAACCAAAGGCACCCCACTAATTCTTGCTGCAAAAAATGTAACAAATCGGTTGAAAGTGTCTTTAGATTTGAGATTATGTAGCAAAAAATGTGACAAAGCTGCTATTTAACCCAATAGCAACAAATTTATTTGTCACTCCTGTTCAGCTTTGACAGCAGAAATTGCAAATTTTCAGTAACCAGATTGCCTGTCAGTATCTGGATATCTTTGCAGCCCTCGGGATTTTCACTGGAACCCTCATCAACCTTGATTTCTATGCTGTCATCTTCTTCATGGAACTCCTTAAAATGCGCAACCTACGCCAACTCTTCCACTTCTTCTATCACAAGGTCAAGCCGAGCCACGGTCTCAATCAGCAGCGAAACAAAAGCGGAAAATGGAAGTGCCTCAGAGAATTCAAGTCGTGTGATCAGTCTTATTAGTCGTTCTGTTCATTATCTTCAGCTGTTCTGGCCCCTGTATTTGCGACCCAAAAATCCAGAAGGCTTGGCTGCTTCAGTTTTTGTTGGGTTGGAAGTGAGAAAGAGCTGAGGTTGAGTCTTAATGGAGGCATCAAGTTCTTCCAGAGCTTCATGAAGGTGATCTGAAATGTGGGCTGAGAAATGGTGATGCTTCTTTATGGTTTCTGCTAGTTCCGAAAGGACTTTTACTATTTCTTCTGCCACGTGTTCGCAAGGTTCTTTAAACAACGCTCGAACCGTCTGAGGAGCCTAAAACACCAGAAATGGGAAAATTGTGGCATACAATATTAGAATCCCACTCCAGAACTTCAAACTCAACTGGATATATGCAGATATGATCAATGGGTCTGTCAACACTTTATATATTGATGTTATAAGTAACATCCAAAAATCCTGCTTATACAGGCTTCTTTTGGACCACAGGTCACCAGAAGACAGGTTCTACACCAGATAAAGAAAAACGTAAAGATGATCAAAGAAATTTGGACTTATAAATAAGTTTTTTAAAATGGCGATTATCAAACGTTAAGGACAAGAATAAATGTCCTTTTAGgtttttctactttttgaaACCACCAATAAATAAGTTCTTTATGGAGGAGCCAAAGATGCTCTGATGGGGTTTTTGTCGATACAGGTAGTTTATTTGTCAACCGAAATCTGGCACTATGGAAAGCAATGAGGCCAACCAACTGATTGAAGGGATGCATTAAGCTAGTTTATTTTACACATGATTTTGTTCTATGTGCCTTTAACCTAAAATTATTTGCACACTAAATGAACATCTCCACGGCCCCCAATGCTAAACTCCCCAGTAAAGCATGTGAAGATTTGCGATACGTACCTGAACATGAGATTCTAAACaaccatgtaaagcaaaagCAGTGTATGCTAGACGCCTTAGAACAGTTCCCAAATGCACATATTGCTTCCAAGGATAACAATATCTCGAATGGCGAGGTTCCCAGCTAGCGAATGTAGCCTGTCAACTCTGTGAGTATTAGGTCAGAGAGAGAATAAAACTTCTGTTCTCTGgttttcatatttatttggaGGATAACTATGAGGCATATGAGCAAAACCAACTAAAATCATACCAAGGATTCCTCTGTTGAATtacattgaaaattttctttgtagCTTTTCTCCAGAGCAGTAGTTTTTGAGGATTTGCTCGCATCTTTCGTATCTGGTACTTGAAAATATTCTTCTACACATGCTGCAATATTTTTAGGCCGTGTCATTATGTATAAAGGGAACCTAATGGATAGAATAATCTTGTTTGTGAGGATCCTGCTGCTAGATTTAGAAACCAAGTGCCAGAAAGAATTTGTTTGGTCAAGTGTAGCTAGTGCAGGTGAAAGTTCTTCAGCGCATTGTCTTGAAGCCCAACCGTAACTTACTCATGATTCAGTCAAAGCAAAAATATACCCAAAAATTGAATGGGGTCAAAATGTACTTATGTATCAATACCTGTGAGGTCATCAGGGACTATGCATTTTCACTCTGTCATCCTGCAGACTTTATGAGCCATAAAAGTCTCTAAACCGTGTTAAGATACAGGAAATATAACATTAAAGACGAAGCATAAATTTCTCATAAAGAAGTTTCAGCTTCTAC
This genomic window contains:
- the LOC131334167 gene encoding ent-kaurenoic acid oxidase 2-like; this translates as MENYWGFSWGLFVAIFGGLVGLKWLLRSVNCWLYESKLGEKRFSLPPGDMGWPLIGNMWSFLRAFKSCNPDSFISSFVSRFGPSGLYKTLMFGNPSIIVTVPEACKRVLTDDEYFKPGWPSSTLKLIGRKSFIGSITYEEHKRLRRLTAAPVNGHEALSIYVGYIEENVKLDLEKWAGMGQIEFLTELRRLTFRIIMHIFLSSGSDQVMEALEKEYTTLNYGVRAMAINLPGFAYYKALKARKNLVAIFQTIVDNRRERRKDTQPTLKKDMMEALLDTEDENGRRLDDEEIIDILVMYLNAGHESSGHITMWATVFLQKHPEIFQKAKAEQEAIVRNRPPTQNGLTLKEVRQMDYLSKVIDETLRVVTFSFVVFREAKADVNISGYTIPKGWRVLVWFRNIHHDPEIYPDPKEFNPSRWDGLTPKAGTYFPFGAGSRMCPGNDLAKLEIAIFLHYFLLNYELERYNPGCGLMYLPHQRPKDNCLGKIKRVSQL
- the LOC131334168 gene encoding DAR GTPase 2, mitochondrial-like isoform X2; amino-acid sequence: MAATAGYVQKLGAAVKKVAGKRGSSWYTPHMAAATRAIMERIPLVDLVVEVRDARVPLSSEYELLRNFPHSLRHIILLNKMDLASRPQLKVWRAYFEQQNLISYEVNAHNKEHVKEIGSHPNIYVLDTPGVLPPMIPDAEVYSKLALTGAINDCLIGESELAQYFLAIHNLSDEYKKWAKLSMNHSEKITVDGMETSSDSELDKRRKQYATDHTQDFVVHDVRRTLFETVSSFPGNPEAGKDLVELIEAQFSELQKAFKVLVDTQARTKVAAKLLNLYRTGRLGHYTLDSIPRNS
- the LOC131334168 gene encoding DAR GTPase 2, mitochondrial-like isoform X1, with product MAATAGYVQKLGAAVKKVAGKRGSSWYTPHMAAATRAIMERIPLVDLVVEVRDARVPLSSEYELLRNFPHSLRHIILLNKMDLASRPQLKVWRAYFEQQNLISYEVNAHNKEHVKEFLNFLQARVRELTRTDHANHTITVMLLGIPNVGKSALANALHQIGRISAAEKGKLKHATVSPLPGETKDISSLKIGSHPNIYVLDTPGVLPPMIPDAEVYSKLALTGAINDCLIGESELAQYFLAIHNLSDEYKKWAKLSMNHSEKITVDGMETSSDSELDKRRKQYATDHTQDFVVHDVRRTLFETVSSFPGNPEAGKDLVELIEAQFSELQKAFKVLVDTQARTKVAAKLLNLYRTGRLGHYTLDSIPRNS
- the LOC131334170 gene encoding LOW QUALITY PROTEIN: aluminum-activated malate transporter 14-like (The sequence of the model RefSeq protein was modified relative to this genomic sequence to represent the inferred CDS: substituted 3 bases at 3 genomic stop codons) translates to IVPDDLTACVEEYFQVPDTKDASKSSKTTALEKSYKENFQCNSTEESLATFASWEPRHSRYCYPWKQYVHLGTVLRRLAYTAFALHGCLESHVQAPQTVRALFKEPCEHVAEEIVKVLSELAETIKKHHHFSAHISDHLHEALEELDASIKTQPQLFLTSNPTKTEAAKPSGFLGRKYRGQNSXRXXTERLIRLITRLEFSEALPFSAFVSLLIETVARLDLVIEEVEELA